The genomic interval GCCAAATGAATGTGTAATAAGTTTTGGTAAAAAAATGGAAGAGATATTGAAAAATGTGTGATCTGAAAGTTGTTTACTTGTTTTCATTGTAGAGTGTAGCCTGTATGTATAGGTTTGAAAAATTTTTAAAGGCACAGCTATGCCCGGCTATAGCCAGAGGCTATAGCAAAAATTCTCGATTCGTGTTAAGTTAAGGTTATGAGCAGACGGACCGGTTATGCATCTGTAGACTTAGAATTTCTGCGCAGAAATTGCCTGAAAACACATGTCTTTTTTCAGGGTCTAAGCCTCGTCTGTGGGTAAGACAAGGCTCACATAGGAAAGGGTTGCCTGGAGAAATAAAAAAATGTAATATTTTTTTGAGCCCTGTAAGTAAGCATCAGCTGCCTGATACCTGATAGTTGATAAAAAAATTTATAACTCTAGGCAACGCTTTATACCCGTCACTTGTCTTACCTACAAAAGCAATAGCAAATAACACCAATGAACCGCTCTTTAATAAAATACATCTTTTTCCTTCTGGCAGCTTTAAGTATATTAAACAGTTGCGATAAGATAGGAGATGACGTATTGCCTGTAAAAATTCAGGATTTCCGCTTATACCCCGATGATATTTATACCTTTGGTGGCCTGATCAGGCTTGATCCTTTAAATAATGATAGCTTAAAAGTAGATGCAAAAGTAACCTATTCGCAGCCGCAGCATGGTACCCTTGAACTAGACCAGGATGGCAGTATGCTGTATTTATCTGATGTTGATTTTCTCGGTACAGATAGCCTTGAATATACCGTGTGCAGTGCCCGGCTTTGTAAATCAGAGAAAATCCGTTTGTATGTAGAAAGCCCGCCAGATCCTGAAACCTGTGTTACCAGCCTTGGAGCTGACTCTCTGGAAACTACTAAAAATACCCCCAAAGGCATCCGTATTTTCATGAATGATATTATTTGTCCGATGTCGGGAACGTCGGTTTTTGCTCCGCAAAAGGGTACCTTTAAAACCATCGATTACTCAGGCAGTTATAAAAATACAACCTATGTATATTATCCGCCCAAAGATTTCGTAGGAGAAGATTCTTTTAAATACAGAATCCATCCCGACCCCAGTGACTTTTATGGGAATTATATAGAAATGGTGGTAAAAGTAACAGTAAAATAAAAGTATATATGGCGTATTTGAATTTCTCCGGAAAGATTTCCTACAGGTATTTTTTAAAACATTTTACAAAATAGTAATTTGTAGATCCAGCTTATATACCTATCCTTTAACCAAAACCCAATTCCATTTTATAACACACGTGTACGCCGAGCAGGAAATTATTGAAGGCTGTAAAAAAGGGAAATCTTCTTTTCAGGAGAAGTTATACAATATGTATTCCCGCCAGATGATGGCAGTGTGCGTACGTTATACCAGATCACGGTTCGAGGCGGAAGATATTTTTCATGAGGCTTTTGTTAAAGTATTCAAAAATATCCACAGCTATAACGGCGGCTCTTTTGAAGGCTGGATGCGCCGCATTTTTGTAAATACGGCTATTAACTATTACCACAAGAATAAAAAATACCAGGAACAACTCGATTACAGTACCATTGAAGAGAGTTCTCCTGCGGAGGAAAATGTACTGAGCGAGATTTCGGGCAAAGAATTGTTGTTATTAATCGATCAGTTGCCGGAAGGCTATAAGCTGGTGTTTAACTTGTATGAAGTGGAAGGTTATACCCACCGGGAGATCAGCGAAATGCTGTCTATTGCGGAAGGTACTTCCAAATCGCAGTTAGCCAAGGCGAAAGTATACCTGAAGAAAATTCTGCACAACTATTCAATTAAAGAGAAATGTTAACCGATAAGGAACGGGCAGAGATCCGGCGTAAAATGATGGAACTTACTGAAGAGCCTCCGGCTAATGCCTGGAAAGCTATTCATGCAGAAATCAAACCCAGGAGGCGCTGGCGTTTTGCCTGGTGGATTACTGGCGCTGTACTCCTGTTGTTAACAACCGCCGGAATATATTTTATAGTTGATTATTACAATAGCCAGGAAGGAAGTGTTCCTACTGCTTCTTTATCTCAACTTGAGACTGAAATTGCTGTGCCTGCTACTGCGCAACCTGCAAAGCCAAATACGGTAGCACCACAAGCAAGTACCCAATCTGGCGTAAGTTCTCCGTTTCCGGCTCACGGAACTGAACATACTCCAACTGAAATTGGAAAAGAAACTCAACCTCTGGCTTCTAAGGCTCCTGTAAAAAACTTGCCTTCAGAAAATGTACCTGCTGCTACTCCGGAGAATATACCAGCTGAAAATATTCCAGGAAAGGTGAAGGGCAACTTAAAAACGACTTCAACTGCTATATTGAAAGACAAAATTAAGAATGAGCCAATACCGCAGACTAAAGAAAATGCCAAAGAAAGGACGCCACATGTAAGGCCGGAAATTGTAGAGAATCGTCAGATAAGTCGTCCAGGTCACATATTGGAACAGCCTTCAACTGAAAAAAATCCTAATAAACAACCAGTGGAAAAAGCAGCGCCTATAGATGTACCCGGCAAAACGCCATCCTCTACAGCTAATCCAGTTAGTACTGCAAAGCCCGGGAAAATTGCACCTAATGAAACATTGTCTAAAACCGTCTTACTTCCGGGCTCAGAGGAAAAATCTGCCAATGGTATACCAGGCAAACCGCAGGATACAGAAAATTCTAAAGAGGTATCATTTAACCGGCCCCTGATTACTTCTATTCCTTCCAGGTCGCTTCATGCAAATGCCAGTATTTATGAACTGGTTTTAGATTCAATACATCTGGCATTGGTTGCAAAACCTGAGGTATTACCTGTAAAGGAACATATTATTACACCTGAAAGAAAGCCTGCTGCCAAAGAATGGACAATGGGCGTATTTTTTTCTCCCAGGTATGCCTTCCGGGTAATAACGCCAGCCAGTTCAGATGATATTTATATTACCGGATTGAGCAAAACAAAAAAATCTGGCACTGACAGAATGGGATATGAAGCCGGGATAAATCTAAGTAAAACCATTAGCCGCAATCTGTACCTGGAAACCAGCCTGACTTTTATGCAATTGAAAGAGAATTTATCTTACGATTATACAACTGGCATCATTGATACCCTGCTCCGTACGGTAAGCCCGGATGGAAAAGAAGTGCAGGTAAATGCTGTGTATGTAACCGGTACCCGTCAGCTGATCAGTACCTATGCCTATGGCGGATGGCGGATGGGCGCTACCTATTATTTCTGGCAAAACCATCACCGCCGGTTCAATTTCACCCTAAACGGTGGCGTGAATCTGCTGCTAAAAGGCCAGACGAGAGAAATTATCAACGGGCAGGAATCCAGAACTTTGTATTTTCCTTCCAAAGAAAATATCCTGGAACAAACCAATTATAATTTGATGGCAGGTGCCGGTTATTCGGTAAGGGTAATGCAAAAATACGAACTGATGCTGATGCCTACGCTAAATTATTTTCTGGGCTCTACCTTTAAAACAAGAGAACCTTTTGGCTTAAAACCATATTCCCTGGGCATACATATCCAGCTCAAACGCCGATTTCCTTTATAAAAATCTATTAATTGAATAACAAAAGAAGCTAAACGTAAAAGATTTAGCTTCTTTTGTTAGGATGAATCTATAACCTATTGCCAACAATTATAAACGAATAAACACAGCCAATAAGACTATTTCTTCGCCTGCGCACCTACCCTCTTCTGATTAGTATTCGTTAATATATTCCCGGCACCATCGGCCTGTACTTTTCTGATGACAGCATTGGCTACTTTTTTGCCTAGTTCCAGACCAGCTTCATTATCACTCCGGAAATGTATGCCTGCCTGAAAACGGGATTCTGCTCCATCCTTAGCTATTTTCTGAAAATAGGCTTTTTCTGCTGGGAAAAAGAATGAATACAACTCTCCAACCACCCCACACATCATGGCATGGCCGGAAGGGTATCCGGGAAAGGGCGGCGCAGGCATTAGTGCCTGGTAGGTAGTATCGTACTGGTCCGGTCGGATACCCCAATACGCATATTTGGCATCCCAGCAGGCTACAAAACCATCGTAAGTAGCCACTGAATTAATAGCATATATTCTGGCTGCCATAGGCGGATTCAGGTGCAGGTTATATTCGAATATTTTTTTACTTAGCAGATCATCGCTTGCAAAATGGCTGGCATAGTAAAAAGCATTGGCCTTAGAACGGAATGTTTGCTTATAGTTTTTCATTTCCTCCATCTCTTTTGCAAAATCAGGCGGTGGGCCAGGACGGAATTGACTGGCATTGCTCAGCACTACCGTTTTATTCAAGCCAGCCTGCGGAAACATCGGATTTTTTCCTTTCCAAAGCCCAGGGCCTTCCGGTATTTTACCATTCCAGACAGAATTTGGTATAAAGTTTTTTGTACGTTCGATTTCATGCTGCGCTATCCGTTTGCCTAACTCAAAACCAGCTTTGGTATCACTCGGAAAAGCAGTTCCGGCAGCAATCCGTGAGTTTATGGCTTGTTGTGCCATCCGGGTTACAGAATCGGCTAAAGCCGGGAAAAAATGAGAAATGATTGTTGTTGCCACCCCTGCGGCTACTGAATGTTCACAAGGATACGAAGGGCTATCTGGCTTTTGTACCAACGTTTGGATATGGCCATCTGCTGCAAAAGGCCGGGGACGATTATAGGTGTATTTTGTATCCCAGGCAGCAATCGTAGCGTCATAGGTAGCCGTACCAAGCAACATATTTGCCAGCACTCCTCTGGTAGTCGTATCGCTCATCCATAAATCGGCCATGAGTTGTTGCCACCGGTAACCTGGAGATCCGGCATTCCAGAATAATATTTGCTGCATACCGGCAGAATCCAGGTTTTGTTGCCTGGCAAGTACCTGTGTAATTTCTGATTTGTAAGAAGCAGGCGGCGGCAAACGGTAGGCCTTGCCGGATTCAATAAACCAGGTTTTCCAGCTGCCGGCAGAAGGTTCTATCTGGGCTTGTACATGCATAGCTATGCTAAGAATAGTTATGAGGATTAGTAGGCTCTTTTTCATAAATTATGTTTTTTCTTCCAAGAATAGAGAAAGAGCCATTGCCAGTAAAGCTAGTGTCAACAAACAGCAGGGCAACGTAAACAAACAGCCATTTTAAGGCAATTACCTCCCTTCGTTGACGCAAACGGCGATTCTGTAGACGTTACTAAGCAAGTGCCGTAATTTTCCCAAATTTCTCCCGAACTTAGCCAGATGAAAGTACCGTTCGATAAAGGGCTGATTCGATTTTATGCCAGGGCTGGCGCTGCCTTTTTATCGCTGTGGTTGTTTGGCGATCTGGTGAGTGAAACGGAAACGTTTTTGCCCAGAGCCATCAATAATATCTGGCGGTGCCTGTATGTGATCCTTGCTAATTTTATATTACTGGAATATACCCTTCCTTTTATCAGATTCACCTGGAAGCGGATACTAGCCGGAATTTTTCTCATTTGGATGCATTTGATGTTTTATTCCTTTGGCCTGTACGCATGGCGGCTGATCGGCATAGGATTACATATTTATACACCGCTTACCACTTTTTCAGATGTAAGCGAAGGTGTGCAGGATCAAATGTCGTTTAGTATAGCTTCTATCTTATTTTTTGGTATTACCCGGCATATGTATAACTATACAAAACTCAAACAAGCTGCCCAGCAACTGCGCATCGAAAAACAGGCCGCCGAACTCAACTATCTTAAGTCACAAACGAATCCGCATTTTTTATTCAACACCCTGAATAATATATATTCTCTGGCCAGAATAAAATCTGATCTGGCTCCTGAATCTATATTGCGACTCTCACAATTGCTACGGTTTATGCTCTATGAAACCAGTGGCGCTTATATAGCTATTGAACAGGAGCTGAAAATTATCAGCGATTATATTGCCCTCGAAAAACTGCGTTATGATGAAAGTCTGCATATTAATTTTAGTTATAACATTGAAGATATGAAACAAGCCATTCCTCCTCTCCTACTGATTCCCCTGGTAGAAAATGCATTTAAACATGGGGTTTCCGAAACCAGAGACCGTCCTTTTGTAGATATTCATCTGTCGGTAAATAAGCGGCAACTGGCTTTTACCGTAAAAAATTCTACGGATACTTTTCCGGACAAACGGCCTGTCAAAGAAAATATCGGCCTTTCGAATCTGAGGCGGCAACTAGAACTGCTTTACACCAATTATAGTCTTACCGTTCAGCAAGGAGATTCTATATTTACAGCTACCTTACAAATTAATCTGGCAAGCCATGTCTAAACTCAGGTGTATTATTATAGAAGATGAGCCACTGGCTGTAAAAGTGCTTGCCGATTATATTGCACAAGTGCCTTTTCTGGAGTTGCAGGGCACTTTTAAAGATGCGATTCTGGCCACCGAATATTTGCGTACCCATACCGTAGACCTGCTATTTCTGGACATTCATTTGCCCAAATTAAAAGGAATGGCATTTTTGAAAACGCTTACACAGCCACCAGCAGTGATTATTACTACCGCTTATCACCAGTATGCCGTAGAGGGATTTGATCTGAATGTAACAGATTATTTGCTCAAACCTTTTGAATTTGAACGTTTTCTGATCGCTGTGAATAAAGTAAAAACTGAAGAAAAAGAGGTACATAAACCTCAGCCTAATAGCGAAATAAAAGACTATTTATTTCTGAATGTGCAGAAAAAGAAGGTAAAGATTCTGTTTTCCGAAATGGTGTATATTGAAAGCCAGCGGGAATACATTAAAATTGTAACCACCCAACGAACGTATCTGTCCAAAATGAGCACGCATGAAATAGAAGCAATTTTACCTTCAAATCTATTTAAGCGGATTCACCGATCTTTCATTATATCTGTAAATAAGATTGAATCATATACTGCAGAAGAAGTAGAAGTGAATGGAGTATCCATTCCTTTAGGCAGAGGATACCGGGATGTGTTAGAAAATCTGTAATTATAACTCGTTATACTTCTTATTGGAGTTTAAACTTTTCTCGACCGGGTATTTGGCAGCGTTCTTATCAATTTTAGCTGAAATAGCTTCTAACAGATCAATGTTGTGATGGCGGCTGATATACATTAAGAATATGGCAATATCGGCCAGTTCATCTTTAATTTTCTCGGGGTCAATCTGAGTCTGCTGCTCAGTGGATTTCCATAAGTATAACTCTTGTAATTCGCCCACTTCAATATTCAGCCCAAGCAGCAGGTCTTTGATCTGATGAAATTGTGCCCAGTTTCTCTCATCTCTGAATCGGATTACTTTATTTTCTATCTCCTTAAAATCCATTGGTTAAAAAAGTATATGTACATCAAGTGATTATGCTTTAATCGCCCACCGCAATTTGGCTGACTTTGCCCTGGGATTGCTGTTACATTCTTCTGCCGATGGACGAATGGGATCTGGTGCAATCTCACGATACAGGCCAAGCCGGAAAAAGTGCTGAAACGATTTTTTCACCCTTCTGTCTTCTCCGGAATGAAATGAAAGAATAGCCACCTTTCCACCCGGAGCAAGTACAAACGGAAGTTTATCCAGAAACTTATCCAGAACGGTAAATTCATGGTTTACGGCGATCCGCAAGGCTTGAAAGCATCGCTGGCAGCTTTTCTTGATCTCTTCTTTGCGACTGGCAGCCGGCAAAAATACAAGCGCTTCTTTGATAACTTCCTGTAAACTTGTTGTAGTGGTGATTGGTGTCCCTTTTGCGATAGTAGAGGTAATAGTTTTTGCAATAGGTTCCGCATGTGGCTCATCGGCATTTTCTATCAGAATCTCTTCCAGTTTTGCCCGGGAAATCGTTTTCAACAGATCAGCTACCGATTTTCCGCTTTTGGGATTGAGCCGTAAATCCAGAGGTCCTTCCACCTTAAATGAAAAACCCCGCTGTGGATTGTCTATCTGCATAGAAGAAACACCTAAATCTGCTAATACAAAATTCAGGGGTCCCGACAGGGAAACAATCTGGTCGATCTCTGCAAAATTCATCCGTTGTATCACTAACACATCCGGGCCAAATCCCAACGACAAAAGCCGTTCCTGCGTTTTGGGTAACTCAATCGGATCTACATCAAAGGCATATAAACGTCCGCCTGGCAACAGCCGATTTAATATCTCCACACTATGCCCACCATAGCCTAAGGTAGCATCTACACCTGTTTGGCCTGGTGTAATCTGCAGAAAATCCATAATTTCGTTTACACAAATTGAGCGGTGCATACCGGCAGGGGTACGCCCTTGTTGTATAATTTTTTCTACCTGGTCTTTATATTGTTCAGGCTGAAGCTCTTTATATTTCTCATGAAAAACTTTGGGGTGTGTGCCTTTGTAGCGAATACGCCTGGTCCGTTTGGGTTCTTGCTGATCCATACTTGTAAAGCTAAGGATTTGGCCTCTATTTAGATAAATTAACAGATTGAAAAGTAATTATTGTTTTTCCAGTATGCTTTAGAAATTGTATAGCTATTCGATAGATTCGAATATATTCTCCTTATTATAAGTTTCTACCTGAGTATATCAACTTATAGCTGTTTTAAGTAATGATTACCTAAGAAGATGCTAGGAGTAAGAGGACAAAAGTTGGAAAAGGCTTTTTATTCTCCATATTACAATTTCTATCTTCGGTAGTTATTCGTTGAAAAGGCTATAGATAATAAACATGTTTCTAAATAGCTAATAGAGCGTGATTAGGAAATTTTGAGATGTAAATTCCAAATATTACAAGCTTAATTACATGATAAGGCCATTAAAGGCAAGAGATTTATTTCTGTACACTTGGCTCACGGCTCCCAAACGTTTCGCACCTGCCAATACATTTTCTAATGTGATTCTTATACTAAATTCAAATGAGTAGTGCGTATTAATCTTATCGCAACACATTGTATTATAGTTTATTACCAACAACCAATAACTAACAACGATTTAGTATTATCTGTGCATACTCTATATAACATCTAATATTTTATCCTTTATAAACAAGTTTAATGACTATTGACCAATGACTAAGGTCAGACATTCAGCAGGGAATTGAGCACCATCAGTTTATAGCCAGTACCGTGAACATTTACAATTTCGATGGAAGGATCGTCTTTGAGGTATTTACGAAGTTTGGTGATATACACATCCATACTGCGGGCATTAAAATAGGTATCGTCTTGCCAGATCATCTTAAGCGCCAGGGTACGTTCGAGTGTATGGTTAATGTTTATACACAGCAGTTTTAACAGTTCAGATTCTTTGCTGGTGAGTTTGATGCTGACCGTATCTTTCCGTAGACATTGTTGCTCATAATCAAACTGGTAAGTGCCAATGGCAAAATGGCTCACCTCTCTGCTTGCTTCCAGTGTATGGCTCGATCTTCTCAAAATTGCTTTCATGCGCAGCAACAATTCTTCCATGCTGAACGGTTTGGTCATATAATCGTCGGCACCAATGCGCAAACCTTCCAGGGTATCTTCTTTCAAACATTTGGCCGTAAGAAAAATAATGGGGATTTGTTTATTGCTGATGCGGACTTCTTTGGCCAGGGAAAAGCCATCTTTTTTGGGCAGCATTACATCGAATATACAAAGATCGAACCCCTGCTGACGAAAAATACCAAATGCCTGTTCTCCGTCAGTTGCCAGATTAACCAGAAAACCCTTAATTTCCAGATATTCTTTCAATAGCTGTCCCAGGTTGGGGTCATCTTCTACCAGTAATATTTTTGTAGGAATTGCTTTCATAATTTATAATATTCCACCATTTCTAATAAGTATATAAAATTCATCACACCTGAACCTTCTGCACATATGGCAAAAACACTTCAAACGAACTTCCGGCTCCTGGCTGGCTTTCTACCTGAATTCGTCCGCAATGGCCTTGCAAAATGGTTTTTACATAACTTAAGCCTAGCCCGAAGCCTTTTACATTATGCACATTTCCGGTGGGAACGCGGTAAAAACGATCAAAAATACGGCTTAGGGCTTCTTTGCTCATGCCAATGCCTTTGTCGGCAATGGTGATGCTTACGCCATCGACAAGGCTTCTGGTTTGAATGCGGATGTGAGGCGCTTCCGGAGAATACTTATTGGCATTATCGAGCAGGTTATGAATAATATTGGTCAGGTGCATTTCATCAGCTTCGATCTGGGTATGTTGTGCCTGCAAATCTAAATCTACGGTTCCCTGGCGCTTTTCGATCTGAACTCCGATATTTTGTAATACCTCATCAATCACTTCATGAATATCTACTTTCGACATTTTAAGCTTCAGGTTTCCCTTATCCAGCAGCGCTGCCTGCAATACTTTCTCGACCTGCATCCCTAACCTCTTATTTTCATCCCGGATAATATGCAGATACCGGTTCATCTGCGCCGGATTTTTATTCACTTCTGTATCCTGCAATACTTCACAAGCCAGAGAAATGGTAGAAATCGGCGTTTTAAACTCATGTGTCATGTTGTTAATAAAGTCATTTTTTACTTCCGAGAGCTTTTTTTGCTTTAAAATAGTGGTAACCGCAAAGTAAAAACATCCCAGAATCAACAGCACCATTACGCCCGAACTGGCGAGTACAGTCCACATGGTCTGCATGATGTATTGCTGCTGGGTAGGAAAATGAATATAGAGCAGATCATTGGTATTGAATACATCCGTTGGAAACAAAGCGGCTTTAAATGCATGGCCGGGTAAGCGGGACTGCATATTGCTGTGCGAGGCAAGCACAATTTTATTATGGTCTCCAGCTACGATTCCATACTGGTAGGGAATATCTATCTGGTGATTTTTGATTTCTTTTCTGAGCAGTGTATCGAGCATTTTGCGGTTAATACGCTCCGCCACAGGCTTTTTTTCACGCACTAACTCACTAAATACATCTTTCACCATTGCCGATTTATCTTCTACTTTTTCAAAATCCTCCTGCAAAGCAGATTTGGTTAATTTCAGGCTGTCCTGATGAATAGGTGCTTGCGTTTTCCATTCTTTTTTTTCATGTTCCGGTGCTTTGGGTGCGGTTCTTACGACAACAGAGGTTTGCGGCGAATGTGTGGATGAATAGAGCTGTAGCAGGGAATCTTGTTGCTTGCGAAAGATCAGCATCGCCTTCTCCGATAGTATAGCTTTATTCAAAGACTCATCCAGCTTATCCTGTATCCATATGGCTGAACCCGGATTTGTATACCAGTTCATATCTTCTGCCTGGCTCAACGAATATAGCATCAGGGTATCCGCCAACAATCGTCCCGCCAATGCAGGATAATCGGATTTATACACTCTATTTTTATCTTTTTTTAGTTTCTGATGTATTTTCTCCAATTCTGCATTCTTTTCTTTTACATGCTCATTCAGATTTAACTGGTATTCAAACAAGTTGCCATCCATATTAATGGTAACAGAATTAGATAAATCCTGATTATCAAAATAAAAGCCGGAAGACAATGAGTCCCACCTGTTCATAAAAGCACTATCCGGAAAGTTGAATGCAAAAGAACCGTGGGAAAATACATTCGGAAGAAGCTGACTTATATTGCCCAAAACATTGGGATGCGTTTTTGAAGCATATACTTTATCATCTATGATCACAAATTCATCCGGATTCAAACGCAGTACTTCTATTTGCTTAGGTTTTATCTTCGATCCATATACGGTTTTGGGTTTTAGCTTTTCATTAGATGGAGCGGCTATAACAGGTATTTCTGAAGGTTGAATAACGGGTACCAGCTTACGGTCTGGCGTTAACAGCCTTATTGCTGCAAGCTTTGCTTTGGGAAGGACTTTATTCGTTTTTTTTACAGAACTATCGGGTTGTTGTATATTTTCGGATTGTTTTAATTTACGGGCGACCAGCTCCAGGGCTTCCTGCTTTTCCAGTTTAGTTACCACCGTTCGTAAAGCTTCCTGCACACTTTGGTTGA from Rhodocytophaga rosea carries:
- a CDS encoding LytR/AlgR family response regulator transcription factor, translated to MSKLRCIIIEDEPLAVKVLADYIAQVPFLELQGTFKDAILATEYLRTHTVDLLFLDIHLPKLKGMAFLKTLTQPPAVIITTAYHQYAVEGFDLNVTDYLLKPFEFERFLIAVNKVKTEEKEVHKPQPNSEIKDYLFLNVQKKKVKILFSEMVYIESQREYIKIVTTQRTYLSKMSTHEIEAILPSNLFKRIHRSFIISVNKIESYTAEEVEVNGVSIPLGRGYRDVLENL
- a CDS encoding sensor histidine kinase yields the protein MKVPFDKGLIRFYARAGAAFLSLWLFGDLVSETETFLPRAINNIWRCLYVILANFILLEYTLPFIRFTWKRILAGIFLIWMHLMFYSFGLYAWRLIGIGLHIYTPLTTFSDVSEGVQDQMSFSIASILFFGITRHMYNYTKLKQAAQQLRIEKQAAELNYLKSQTNPHFLFNTLNNIYSLARIKSDLAPESILRLSQLLRFMLYETSGAYIAIEQELKIISDYIALEKLRYDESLHINFSYNIEDMKQAIPPLLLIPLVENAFKHGVSETRDRPFVDIHLSVNKRQLAFTVKNSTDTFPDKRPVKENIGLSNLRRQLELLYTNYSLTVQQGDSIFTATLQINLASHV
- a CDS encoding nucleotide pyrophosphohydrolase produces the protein MDFKEIENKVIRFRDERNWAQFHQIKDLLLGLNIEVGELQELYLWKSTEQQTQIDPEKIKDELADIAIFLMYISRHHNIDLLEAISAKIDKNAAKYPVEKSLNSNKKYNEL
- the rsmH gene encoding 16S rRNA (cytosine(1402)-N(4))-methyltransferase RsmH, which codes for MDQQEPKRTRRIRYKGTHPKVFHEKYKELQPEQYKDQVEKIIQQGRTPAGMHRSICVNEIMDFLQITPGQTGVDATLGYGGHSVEILNRLLPGGRLYAFDVDPIELPKTQERLLSLGFGPDVLVIQRMNFAEIDQIVSLSGPLNFVLADLGVSSMQIDNPQRGFSFKVEGPLDLRLNPKSGKSVADLLKTISRAKLEEILIENADEPHAEPIAKTITSTIAKGTPITTTTSLQEVIKEALVFLPAASRKEEIKKSCQRCFQALRIAVNHEFTVLDKFLDKLPFVLAPGGKVAILSFHSGEDRRVKKSFQHFFRLGLYREIAPDPIRPSAEECNSNPRAKSAKLRWAIKA
- a CDS encoding phosphatase PAP2 family protein → MKKSLLILITILSIAMHVQAQIEPSAGSWKTWFIESGKAYRLPPPASYKSEITQVLARQQNLDSAGMQQILFWNAGSPGYRWQQLMADLWMSDTTTRGVLANMLLGTATYDATIAAWDTKYTYNRPRPFAADGHIQTLVQKPDSPSYPCEHSVAAGVATTIISHFFPALADSVTRMAQQAINSRIAAGTAFPSDTKAGFELGKRIAQHEIERTKNFIPNSVWNGKIPEGPGLWKGKNPMFPQAGLNKTVVLSNASQFRPGPPPDFAKEMEEMKNYKQTFRSKANAFYYASHFASDDLLSKKIFEYNLHLNPPMAARIYAINSVATYDGFVACWDAKYAYWGIRPDQYDTTYQALMPAPPFPGYPSGHAMMCGVVGELYSFFFPAEKAYFQKIAKDGAESRFQAGIHFRSDNEAGLELGKKVANAVIRKVQADGAGNILTNTNQKRVGAQAKK
- a CDS encoding Ig-like domain-containing protein, with the protein product MNRSLIKYIFFLLAALSILNSCDKIGDDVLPVKIQDFRLYPDDIYTFGGLIRLDPLNNDSLKVDAKVTYSQPQHGTLELDQDGSMLYLSDVDFLGTDSLEYTVCSARLCKSEKIRLYVESPPDPETCVTSLGADSLETTKNTPKGIRIFMNDIICPMSGTSVFAPQKGTFKTIDYSGSYKNTTYVYYPPKDFVGEDSFKYRIHPDPSDFYGNYIEMVVKVTVK
- a CDS encoding RNA polymerase sigma factor, producing MYAEQEIIEGCKKGKSSFQEKLYNMYSRQMMAVCVRYTRSRFEAEDIFHEAFVKVFKNIHSYNGGSFEGWMRRIFVNTAINYYHKNKKYQEQLDYSTIEESSPAEENVLSEISGKELLLLIDQLPEGYKLVFNLYEVEGYTHREISEMLSIAEGTSKSQLAKAKVYLKKILHNYSIKEKC
- a CDS encoding response regulator transcription factor, which codes for MKAIPTKILLVEDDPNLGQLLKEYLEIKGFLVNLATDGEQAFGIFRQQGFDLCIFDVMLPKKDGFSLAKEVRISNKQIPIIFLTAKCLKEDTLEGLRIGADDYMTKPFSMEELLLRMKAILRRSSHTLEASREVSHFAIGTYQFDYEQQCLRKDTVSIKLTSKESELLKLLCININHTLERTLALKMIWQDDTYFNARSMDVYITKLRKYLKDDPSIEIVNVHGTGYKLMVLNSLLNV
- a CDS encoding sensor histidine kinase; protein product: MKKRQIQLIIASMTLALIGLIAFQLYWINHAIAVKNERFNQSVQEALRTVVTKLEKQEALELVARKLKQSENIQQPDSSVKKTNKVLPKAKLAAIRLLTPDRKLVPVIQPSEIPVIAAPSNEKLKPKTVYGSKIKPKQIEVLRLNPDEFVIIDDKVYASKTHPNVLGNISQLLPNVFSHGSFAFNFPDSAFMNRWDSLSSGFYFDNQDLSNSVTINMDGNLFEYQLNLNEHVKEKNAELEKIHQKLKKDKNRVYKSDYPALAGRLLADTLMLYSLSQAEDMNWYTNPGSAIWIQDKLDESLNKAILSEKAMLIFRKQQDSLLQLYSSTHSPQTSVVVRTAPKAPEHEKKEWKTQAPIHQDSLKLTKSALQEDFEKVEDKSAMVKDVFSELVREKKPVAERINRKMLDTLLRKEIKNHQIDIPYQYGIVAGDHNKIVLASHSNMQSRLPGHAFKAALFPTDVFNTNDLLYIHFPTQQQYIMQTMWTVLASSGVMVLLILGCFYFAVTTILKQKKLSEVKNDFINNMTHEFKTPISTISLACEVLQDTEVNKNPAQMNRYLHIIRDENKRLGMQVEKVLQAALLDKGNLKLKMSKVDIHEVIDEVLQNIGVQIEKRQGTVDLDLQAQHTQIEADEMHLTNIIHNLLDNANKYSPEAPHIRIQTRSLVDGVSITIADKGIGMSKEALSRIFDRFYRVPTGNVHNVKGFGLGLSYVKTILQGHCGRIQVESQPGAGSSFEVFLPYVQKVQV